Proteins encoded together in one Deltaproteobacteria bacterium window:
- a CDS encoding epoxyqueuosine reductase QueH has protein sequence MKVLIHICCANCLIYPLKVLREEGWEVMGFFYNPNIHPYQEYMRRLEAVRDYEKQAEIKVIYRDEYTLEEFLRGIVFREENRCRFCYHLRLEATAQVAKRGKFDAFTSTLLHSKHQNHQLIQEIGNAVGKRQGVKFLYRDFRKGWQEGIEESKALGLYRQQYCGCIYSEKERYLGKR, from the coding sequence TTGAAGGTATTAATTCATATCTGTTGTGCCAACTGCCTCATCTACCCCCTGAAGGTCTTACGCGAGGAGGGATGGGAGGTAATGGGCTTCTTCTACAACCCCAACATCCACCCCTATCAAGAGTATATGCGGAGGCTGGAGGCGGTGAGGGATTATGAGAAGCAGGCAGAAATTAAAGTGATCTATCGAGACGAATATACCCTGGAAGAGTTTCTCAGGGGGATTGTCTTTCGAGAGGAGAATCGGTGTCGGTTCTGCTACCACCTCCGGCTGGAGGCAACGGCTCAGGTGGCAAAAAGAGGGAAATTCGATGCCTTTACCTCTACCCTCCTTCACAGCAAGCACCAGAATCATCAGCTCATTCAAGAGATCGGCAACGCAGTAGGGAAAAGACAGGGGGTGAAATTCCTCTATCGGGATTTTCGAAAAGGCTGGCAAGAGGGAATCGAAGAGTCCAAGGCCCTGGGGCTATACCGCCAACAATATTGTGGGTGCATCTACAGCGAAAAGGAGCGATATCTAGGAAAGAGGTAA